Genomic window (Roseimicrobium gellanilyticum):
GGTGGTGCAACCATTCAACAAGCACAGCTCATCGGCATGCTTCGAGAGTTCCGGGAACGCCTCGGAGATCATGAGGCCACTCTTGCCGCGGGGCTCGAACTTGAAGCGAGAGCCCAGAATCGCACCACTGGGCCCGCCTTCACGATCCGCGATCTCCGGCTTCCAGTCGAAGGTGTCGAGATGGCTGGGGCCTCCCTGCATGTAGAGGAAGATCACACGTTTCGCCTTGGGAGCATGATGTGGCTTCTTCGGTGCGAGGGGATTGACATAACCGGCCTTCTGCTCCGCTGCCTGAAGCTGCCAGCCATTGAGCGCAGAAAATGCCAGCCAGCCAAATCCGGCACTGGTGCTCTGCAGGAAGCCACGACGCGTGGTCGCCAGGGAGATGTTTGAGCAGGTGTTCATGGGCGTGGATTTCAAATTTGAGATTTGAAATTTCAGAGCGTGCTACAGGAGATAGCGGAACTCGGCGCTGCTCATGAGCGCCTGGATGAAGATGCTCCACCGGGCGGTGCCTGTGGCATCAAGTGCCTTCATCATATCGCGGGCCGCTGTGATCTCCGAGGCATCCGGCTTGCGTCCAAGAATGCGGACGTAGGCGGCTTGCACACGTGCGGCATCGTCCTTGTGCTCTTCTTCCAGCAGACGCTCCGCCGCAGCCCGCGCCAGTGAGGCGGAGAGTTCCCCATTCAGGAAGAACAAGGCCTGCGGTGCCACGGTAGTGACCTCACGCAATCCCTTGATCTGGCTGGGATCCGGGAAATCAAATGTCTCATGCATCGGAGTGAGCAGTGACCGCAAAACCGGCAGATACACGGCGCGGCAGGGTTCATCATCCGGGGTGAGACTGCGCAACCGCGCCTCTTTCCCCTTTCCTCCGTAGCCAGCTACTTGCGTTCCCTCCGGTCTCTCCAGGTTCAGTTCACCTGCCATGAAGAACATGGAATCACGAATGGCTTCCATCTCCAGCCGCCTCAGGTTCATCCGCCAGAAGTAGTCGTTGGCGCCATCGAGCTCTTCCCTGGCAGCATCACCCTTGCTGCTGAGGCGATAGGTGCGACTGAGCATGATGCTGCGGATCATCTGCTTCACGGACCAGCCATTCTCCACGAAGCGCACCGCGAGATGATCCAGCAGTTCCGGATGCGTGGGCTCCTCCCCGGTGCGTCCAAAGTCATCCACACTGCGCACGATGCCCCGGCCAAAGAGATGCTGCCAGATGCGATTCACCATGACGCGTGAGGTCAGCGGATGATTGGGTGTGGCAATCCATTTCGCGAGTTCCAGTCGTCCGCTGGCTTTCCCTGAAATGACCGGCAGCGCTGGCAGCATGGGAATCTGCAAGTCACCTCGCTTGGGCGCTTCCCCCCGATCATAGGCATCACCTTTGATGGCGATGGGGCAATCCGTCGGCTCACCCTCGGCCAGCCCCATGGCACGCGTGGCATCATAGCGGAAGAACACGGGGTACCGCCCGTTGTTCATCTGCATGTCCATCATGCCGCTGTCGTCAGCACCTCCCGCAGAGCTGCCACCACTGGATGACGATGCGACGCTTCCCTTGCTGCTATTTGATGCCACCATCGGTCCCGCTGCGGGCACGCGCACCAGGGCATCCACATCTACATAGCCATTCGCACCGAGGTCGCCTTTGGGCCGTTGACCCTGCCAGGTCTCGCTGCTGTAGAAGATGCCCGCGAGCGCGTAGTAGTCGTGCTGGGTGATGGCATCCGTCTTGTGATCGTGGCAACGTGCGCAAGCCACGGTGAGACCGAAGAACGCTCGCGTGGTGACATCAATCTGATCGTCCACCTGATCCATGCGGAAGAGCTCGCCGCCATCCGAGAGATCCAGCGAGGCCATGGTGAGCATGCCGGTGGCGATGGTGTTCTCCGACTTCTCCTGCGGTGTGGCTGCAGGCAGCAGGTCTCCTGCAATCTGCTCCGCAATGAAACGATTGTATGGCTTATCCTTGTTGAAAGCGTCGATCACATAGTCGCGGTACCGTCGCGCGAAGGGAAATGCGGCATTCATGGTGCGACCCACGCTGTCCGCATAGCGCACCACATCCAGCCAGTGGCGGCCCCAGCGCTCGCCAAAACGCGGCGATTGCAGCAGGCGATCCACCGCTTTCGCGAAAGCTTGATCATCGTTGGCCGGATCCCGCAGGAAATCTTCCAGCTCTTTCTCCGTGGGTGGCAAACCCGTGAGATCAAACGTGGCACGCCGCAGCAGGACCGTGCGGTCCGCATCCAGATTCGGCAAAATCTTCTTCTCCGTGAGCTTCGCGAGGATGAAGCGATCCAAGTCATCACGCACCCAGGTTTCATGCTCCACCGTCGGCGTCGCCGGACGATACAACGGGCGGAAGGCCCACGACACCGCTTCTTTATCACGAGCCACGGTGGACGATGACGCCAGCAGAAGGATCACGGTCACCACTCTGGTCACCTTCAGAAACAAGGACGCATGCATGGATATCAGCGTGGTTTGGATTTCAGCCAGAGGCAGAGCTGCTGGACATTCTTCACAAAAGTCTCGCTATGCAGCACGCCACCGGGAGGGCTGGTCTTCTTCCCTTCTGCATTTCTCATGATGCCCCGATCATCCTTCGCCTCTGCCCAGGCGCCTTCGGCATTCATGCTCGCAAGAATTTCGCCGGCCTCCGCATCCGTGGGCGTGGTGAGCGGTGGAAGCTGATACAACCCCGGCGCCACGCCGCCAGCCTGCAGCCGCTGCATGGTACGCTGAATCGCGTCGAGTTCCGGCTCCCACTTCCAGCCATAGTTCGAGGCGGTGCGATCATCGTCGTAGGTGAGCTCGTGCCCCTTGCCTCCAGGGCCACGTTTGAAGTACAGCGGTTTGTTCGTCTGAAGTTCGTAGAAGCGTGCCAGCTTGCCCTCCGGTAACTTCGACTTGCCCAAGTAGCTGATGGCGGCGGGCAGGGGCTCCAGATACTTCTTTTCTCCTGTGGCCGCCGTCAGCGTGAGCAGTGACCACATCACGGCTTGAGACTCGCGTCCACTGATGGCCGGCGGCTCAAAGGCACGGCTCCACACGGGCTGCATATTTGCATCATACTGCTGCGCCCAGGCCGGCTGTGGCTCGGGCATGCGAGCCAGCAGCAGGAAATCACCGGCACGCTTCGCCGCCTCGAGGTAGCGCTGCTCTTTGTACGTCTGTCCCGCAAGCAGCAGGGTGCGGATCAACGTGGCATGCATGTTGTCATTCGTGACATAGCAACCGGTGAAGTCCTTCGTCCAGGTGCGCGACCACGTGGCTGGATAGGACGCCTGCTTCACGGGATAGCGTGTGGCGTCTGGAGATGTGGCCGGATAGACGTCAAAACTCGCCGACCACGCACCGCATGGATACTGCGCCTTCACCAATGCATCCAGGGCATAGAGGGCGGCCTCGTGAATTTCCGCATCCTTGAACTCGAGCGCCTGATCCACGCGCACCAGCAGACGCACGGCGCTCTGCGTCACATCATCATCCAGTGTGGAGTAGTTCGTGTCCTTGTACTTGCGCTCACGCCAGATGTGCCAGCCAGACTCACCGCTCGGCGAATTGCCACGGTCCAGCAGTTTTCCACTCGCATCACGGCGGTAGAGCACCTTGGTACGGGTGCCTTCGGCAAAGTGCCCGGAGTAATCCCAGCCTCCGGAGGCAAGCTGTGTGCGTGTCAGCGCATGCGCGGCATCCGTCGCCGCCTTGAGGCAGGTGGCATCGCCCGTCGCCAAGTACACTTCAAGGAACGCGTCTCCCACCGCCGGTGTGCCCGGAGGCTGAATCCAGATGGTGTCCGGAGCAGGAATGCCCTCCGCCTCACGCAGCGTGAAGTCCGCACTATACCGGTACACATAACCACCGTGCGATGCCGCCTTCTGGTGATAGAAAGCCACCGCGCGTTTCAGCGCCTGCGTGACGCTGTCGCGCGTGGGAGGCGCCGCGCAAGCTGCGGCGCTCCCATAGAAAAGCGCTGCAAGAAGCAGCGGCAATGCAAACGCTGGTGATCCTTGGCGCATGGAAGTGCGAGGAGAAGAAATCGGTCGGCATTGCCGCAGCGTCAGCTCCCTTAACGCTCTTCGGAGCTCGCACTCTTCGTGCCGCGACCTTCCCTGCCGTCTCTGGACGACACCACCTTCACCTTGTTGTCACGCGCCGCATCAATCACCTCAGCCACTGCCTTGTCAGGCACGTCCGCATCAGCCTGCACCTGGAGCGTCATCCCGGCGCCATGCTCACTGAGATAACCACGCAGCCTGCCCACCGGAATGGTTTCATTGCCAATCTTCACCTGTTCACCCTTGTCAGTCACGAGCAGCACCACGGCCTGACCTTCAGCCCCATCGCGACCACTTTTGGCAGCTTCTCCATCTCGGGCGCCACGCTTGGTGGAGCCTTCCCCGTCGCGCATGCCCTCCTTCCTTCCCTCACCATCGCGGGGTCCTTTCTTTTGCCCTTCTCCGTCGCGAAGGCCGGTCTTCTTGGCTTCCCCGTCGCGCACACCTTCTCGCTTGCCTTCGCCGTCGCGGGCGCCGGTCTTCCTTTCCTCCCCATCGCGAGGTCCGGATTTTTTCTCTTCACCGTCTCGTGGGCCCGTTTTTTTGACCTCGCCATCCCGGGGGCCGGTCGACTTTGCCTCGCCATCCCGAGGTCCATCCTTTTTCGCCTCGCCATCACGAGGTCCGGTTTTTGCCTGCTCGCCATCACCCTTGGACTTTTCTTCCGTGCTCCTTGGCTGGCCATCAGGATCTGCGCTGGCAGTGGTGAAAGTGAGGCAGGCCAGTGCAGGCACAATCAAGAGGGCCGCATAGCGGGCCACAGCAGAGGAGCGGGGCAGTGCGATCATTTGGATGCGAGTTTGGATTTCCTTGGTGTGACGGAAGAACGGCACCGCAGGCACAGGCACGCTTGCGAGGCTGTTTTCCAAAGTCTTCAACAGCGCCTCGCCATAATGCGAACGCTGCGTGTGGCTGAGCTTCTCCAGCGCGATGCGGTCGCACTCCAGCTCCGCATCTGCCCGCATGCGGCGGGCCAGCAACCACACAAGTGGATTGAACCAATGCAGTGCGCACACCGCCAGCAGCACACGGCCCCAGATCAGGTCGCCACGGCGTACATGGGCAAGCTCATGCAGGAACATCCCGCGAATCTCCTCGGCGCTGAATCGCTCGCTCAAGCCCTCCGGCACCAGAATGACCGGGCGCAGCCACCCATGCACAGCCATGGTAGGCAGGCCGCGCACCGTCCAGAGACCGCAGCCCTTTGCCACGCCCATGCGTTGCTGGCACCACTCCAGTTCACGAAAAAGACCTGTGTCCGTGCGTGTGCGATGACGGGAAATCAAATGGTGCAAGACTACATGCGAATACACGATCCATGCAGCGACGCTCACCAAGCCTGCGAGCCAGAGCCACACCGCCATCGACCACAGTGAAGGCATGGCGAAGGCCCTTTCATGAACCGCAGTTGTTTCACTTAACGCATGTCCGCGCTCAGCCGCGACTCCCTCGTCAGGCAATCCCTGGTGAATGGGGACCATCTCCACCGGCAGCGACACCTCACTACGCTGCGTCAATGGGGCCACCTGCGCATGCTGCAGCGGCACTTCCAACGAGGGTCTCCACGAAACCTCCGGCACCCACGGCAACAGCAAACGCACCACCACAATGGCAGCGAGCCAACTGCGCCAGCGCGCCGGAAAACTCTGCCAACGTCCAAGAAGCAAAACAACCAGAGCAGGCAGCAGGATGATGAGCGAGGTATTCCACGCCCAGGTGGCTGCGGTCACAAGGCCTGAGGTGAGCGAGTCTGGCAGGTTCATTTCTGATCTCCTTTCAACAAGCGACGCATCTCCTCGATTTCCTTCGGCGTGACCTCCTCACGCTCGAGGAAGCAGGCCAGCAACGGGGCGAGCCGGCCTCCAAATACACGGTCTACAAAAGTCTTGCTCGCCTCATGCACGCACTGTGCTTCCCCCACGAGTGGCCGGTAGATGTACTCACGTCCCTCCTGCCGGAAGCCGAGCGCCTGCTTCTGCACCAAGCGATTGATCAGCGACTGCACCGTGCGCGGCTTCCAGTGCTGCTTCCCCTCCAGGGCCGCGACGATCTGCTTCGCAGTAGCTTCAGCGAGGCGCCAGAATTCCGTCATGACCACCCACTCTGCATCGGAGATGGAAGGAATGGTGGGGGCGGATTTCGTCGTGGCAGACTTGGAACGGGGCGAGGGCATGCGTGAGGACGTTTTGATTACGCTCGTAATATTAGGGATGAAATCACAAGTGTAATCGGTGGGCAAGGGCTTTTTTGCACTTTCGACAAAAAGAGGCACGGCGGGTGGTACGTGGCCGCTTGGCAAGACTTTCTCCGGCAGGTTGTATTGTGACTCTGCAGATGGCGAGCCTCCGCACCACGTTTCCCTGGCTGATTCTCTTCCTGTTGATGTCCCCCTCATCAGCGGTCGCTGAGGTGTGGACCCTGCTCAACAAGCACCTCGCCTCCATCGATCACTGGCGCAGCCTCACACACGCTCGCCTGGCATCATTGCCTCCCCTGCCCCCGCCGCAGGCGCATGAGCATGCGGGATTTCACAGCAG
Coding sequences:
- a CDS encoding BlaI/MecI/CopY family transcriptional regulator: MPSPRSKSATTKSAPTIPSISDAEWVVMTEFWRLAEATAKQIVAALEGKQHWKPRTVQSLINRLVQKQALGFRQEGREYIYRPLVGEAQCVHEASKTFVDRVFGGRLAPLLACFLEREEVTPKEIEEMRRLLKGDQK
- a CDS encoding DUF1549 and DUF1553 domain-containing protein, translating into MHASLFLKVTRVVTVILLLASSSTVARDKEAVSWAFRPLYRPATPTVEHETWVRDDLDRFILAKLTEKKILPNLDADRTVLLRRATFDLTGLPPTEKELEDFLRDPANDDQAFAKAVDRLLQSPRFGERWGRHWLDVVRYADSVGRTMNAAFPFARRYRDYVIDAFNKDKPYNRFIAEQIAGDLLPAATPQEKSENTIATGMLTMASLDLSDGGELFRMDQVDDQIDVTTRAFFGLTVACARCHDHKTDAITQHDYYALAGIFYSSETWQGQRPKGDLGANGYVDVDALVRVPAAGPMVASNSSKGSVASSSSGGSSAGGADDSGMMDMQMNNGRYPVFFRYDATRAMGLAEGEPTDCPIAIKGDAYDRGEAPKRGDLQIPMLPALPVISGKASGRLELAKWIATPNHPLTSRVMVNRIWQHLFGRGIVRSVDDFGRTGEEPTHPELLDHLAVRFVENGWSVKQMIRSIMLSRTYRLSSKGDAAREELDGANDYFWRMNLRRLEMEAIRDSMFFMAGELNLERPEGTQVAGYGGKGKEARLRSLTPDDEPCRAVYLPVLRSLLTPMHETFDFPDPSQIKGLREVTTVAPQALFFLNGELSASLARAAAERLLEEEHKDDAARVQAAYVRILGRKPDASEITAARDMMKALDATGTARWSIFIQALMSSAEFRYLL
- a CDS encoding M56 family metallopeptidase encodes the protein MNLPDSLTSGLVTAATWAWNTSLIILLPALVVLLLGRWQSFPARWRSWLAAIVVVRLLLPWVPEVSWRPSLEVPLQHAQVAPLTQRSEVSLPVEMVPIHQGLPDEGVAAERGHALSETTAVHERAFAMPSLWSMAVWLWLAGLVSVAAWIVYSHVVLHHLISRHRTRTDTGLFRELEWCQQRMGVAKGCGLWTVRGLPTMAVHGWLRPVILVPEGLSERFSAEEIRGMFLHELAHVRRGDLIWGRVLLAVCALHWFNPLVWLLARRMRADAELECDRIALEKLSHTQRSHYGEALLKTLENSLASVPVPAVPFFRHTKEIQTRIQMIALPRSSAVARYAALLIVPALACLTFTTASADPDGQPRSTEEKSKGDGEQAKTGPRDGEAKKDGPRDGEAKSTGPRDGEVKKTGPRDGEEKKSGPRDGEERKTGARDGEGKREGVRDGEAKKTGLRDGEGQKKGPRDGEGRKEGMRDGEGSTKRGARDGEAAKSGRDGAEGQAVVLLVTDKGEQVKIGNETIPVGRLRGYLSEHGAGMTLQVQADADVPDKAVAEVIDAARDNKVKVVSSRDGREGRGTKSASSEER
- a CDS encoding pectate lyase, coding for MRQGSPAFALPLLLAALFYGSAAACAAPPTRDSVTQALKRAVAFYHQKAASHGGYVYRYSADFTLREAEGIPAPDTIWIQPPGTPAVGDAFLEVYLATGDATCLKAATDAAHALTRTQLASGGWDYSGHFAEGTRTKVLYRRDASGKLLDRGNSPSGESGWHIWRERKYKDTNYSTLDDDVTQSAVRLLVRVDQALEFKDAEIHEAALYALDALVKAQYPCGAWSASFDVYPATSPDATRYPVKQASYPATWSRTWTKDFTGCYVTNDNMHATLIRTLLLAGQTYKEQRYLEAAKRAGDFLLLARMPEPQPAWAQQYDANMQPVWSRAFEPPAISGRESQAVMWSLLTLTAATGEKKYLEPLPAAISYLGKSKLPEGKLARFYELQTNKPLYFKRGPGGKGHELTYDDDRTASNYGWKWEPELDAIQRTMQRLQAGGVAPGLYQLPPLTTPTDAEAGEILASMNAEGAWAEAKDDRGIMRNAEGKKTSPPGGVLHSETFVKNVQQLCLWLKSKPR